The following nucleotide sequence is from Solidesulfovibrio carbinolicus.
TGATGCAGCGATTAACCGAAGCCTAGAACAGACTCAGCCCCATCTCGTTGCCCCGGCCGGCGCATTCCTCGGCGTGGGCGGTCAGAAACGCCTCTTCCCAGCGGAACACGTGGGCCACCACGTTGTGCAGGATTTTGGGCAGGATGTCCGGGAAACGCTCGGCGGTCTTGAGGAACTTCTCCTTGGACAGGGTCAGGCACTGGGTCGGCGCGGCCGCCCGCACCGTGTACAGGGCCTTGGCCGAGGCCAGAAGCCCCAGGCCCCCGAAGAAAAAGCCCGGGCCGCGCGTCAGCATGGGCGCGTCGCAGCCCTCGACGTGGCGCAGCACGTGCACCTCGCCGCACAGCACGTAAAATGATCGGTCGAGCGCCTCGCCCTGGTCGCACAGCGATTCGCCGGCCGAAAAGCTTTCGGCCGTGGACAGGTAGGCCAGCACCTTCACCACGTCCAAGGGCACGCCGTTAAAAATCGGCAACTCCCGCAGCAGGTCCAGATGGTCGTTGAACCCGCAGGCCGACAGGTTAGGCCCTTGCGGCCGCTCCGTAGACGAGCTCATAGAGCATCCCCTTTTTGTCCATGAGGTCGGCGTAGGAACCGACCTCGACGATGCGGCCGGCCTTCATGACCGCCACCTTGTCGTAGTTCTTGATGGTGTCCAGCCGGTGCACCACGGCGATGACCGTGGAGCGCCCCCGCCACTTGTTTTCCAGCAGGTTCTGGATGCGGGCCTGGGAGGCGTTGTCCAGGGCCGCCGTGGCCTCGTCGAGGATGAGCACCGGCG
It contains:
- a CDS encoding cyclic nucleotide-binding domain-containing protein; its protein translation is MSSSTERPQGPNLSACGFNDHLDLLRELPIFNGVPLDVVKVLAYLSTAESFSAGESLCDQGEALDRSFYVLCGEVHVLRHVEGCDAPMLTRGPGFFFGGLGLLASAKALYTVRAAAPTQCLTLSKEKFLKTAERFPDILPKILHNVVAHVFRWEEAFLTAHAEECAGRGNEMGLSLF